In Sesamum indicum cultivar Zhongzhi No. 13 linkage group LG8, S_indicum_v1.0, whole genome shotgun sequence, the sequence TGTAATGGCTTGATCCATTCTATGTACATGagatagatatataataagtaaaagaaacacttcattcataaaatataaaaacattacaagattaaaagaaataccctatcaatgaaaataaacataacTAAATATTGGAAACATACTAATAACATTTGGGGTAAATCTAATCAACAAGTATGTCAAAATCCTCAGTAATGTCACCAAACTGTAGGGGCAGCTCAGGGAGatttttatcttcattttcaatagaCTGAAAAAAATCTGAAGCATCCATGTGGGTATTGTCTGAGATTCCAGCCTCAACAAAATTAGTCTCAACTTCTTTACCTTTCGCTTTTACAGAAGCCTGGTATAATTTGACCAGATGTTGTGCCGTACGACAGGTACGGGACCAATGTCCAGACATCCCACATCTATAGCAAAGATCTTCATTTGTAGTTTTCTCTTGTTGATTCTTTGCCTTGTTCCTATTGTTCTTTTGAATATTGGGATTAATCCATGTATTACCACGACCATTACCGCGACCACGACCACGGCCGCGACCGCCACGACCACGACCATAAGAATGGCCCCGTGGTGAGCCATGGTAACGACCATGCCCTTTTTGTGAAGAAGTAGCATTTGCTTCAGGCAATGCCGCTGAAATTTCAGGAAGTGGCTTGGAACCAGTGGGTCGGGTGTGAtggttattcaacaaaagttgattattttcttctgcAACAAGCATGCATGAAATCAACTGTAAATAGGTTTTGAACCCACGTTCCCTGTACTGCTGCTGGAGTACAAGGTTGGATGcatgaaaagtagaaaatgtTTTTTCCAACATTTGTTCATCCGTCACATCTTCTCCACATAACCTCAACTTTGATACAATTCGAAACATTTCAGAATTATATTCAGCAATCGTTTTGAAATCTTGCAGTCGCAATTGTATCCACTCATATCTTGCACGTGGTAAGATTACAGTCTTTTGATGGTCAAATCGATCCTTTAAACTCTTCCAGAGTTGAAAAGGACTTTTGACTGTTAAATATTGAGACTTCAGGCTCTCATGAAGATGATGACGAAGCAAAATCATTGCTTTAGCACAGTCTTGCTCAGAAGCAacagtattttcttttattgtttctccCAATTTGCTACTTGCCAAATGTAGTTCGGCATCAAGAACCCAATTACTAACATTAAGTTACATATAAGTTACCATGTAATTAGTATGAATTATAATGGCATGTATAcatggaattaaataaaaatgtttgccttaaatcttataatgttacaaatagcaattaaatggtattcatgccaaatcattttcttaacaaataaatGTTGTTGCATATACTAGCAAAACATGTAAAATACATACATGGGCATATGAAACAAAACTATGTGGgcaaagttaataaaattaacttcaagttagtcaTATAATAATAGCTATACTATGTTATCGAAAAATTAtcagaaatcaaataaataaacgaAGAAGCATCGGGCTTCTTGATCAAGccattatctcaaaacacttcaggtggtgagaaaattaaacatatacttATCATCGCTTCAGGGATGATATTGCACATAATtggtacaaaatatttcacctACTACTGAAGATGATTTTAACTCATTACTTACTTCAGGAAGCAATGGAATTTTATAGAACATATCCACTTCAGgggataaaatcaagaattgtatGCCTGCTTCTGGAGGCAATATTACATCCACTTCAGgagataaaatcaagaattatatgcCTACTTCTGGAGGCAATATCACATCCACTTCAGggaatgaaatatataaatatatgtgtcTACTTCAGGAgacattgaaatatataatataattactcatattttattatgaaatattcaaGGATAAAAGTaactatgatattgtaaaggtaaacaaacaaagaataaaaattatactaataaaattaacattttaccTTGATCGATCGTAATGTAACGTCGTGCTGATAAcgtgttataaacttagagaaattctaagtttattaGCCTATCActcttaatagaatataaagtaaaatatatgtatttctccaacaaactttctttgttCACTCCAAAATCactttacaaatgaaatacatggtggtatttatagaccaccaaaattgtggttacaaaatacatcataactattttaattacaaattataatgggggatacaaaagggtgtataacataatgggtattaaaaaagaatatgaagaggtgtatgcattcatatatacatattatatataatatatagaaaatttttcagCATGATCCAACTTAGactagataatattttctaaatgaGATGGATTAGAAAGTAATCATCCCTGCTTGATGATCACTAACAATCTGTCACTATCTTTTCAGACCTTGGCATTTTGGACAAATGGGACTAATTGTCTAACATTTCTGAATACAAAAATTACCTTTTCATCAGAATagagtaataaataaattaattagtagtaAATTAAATTGGGGAATTCCAAGGGAAGGGAACAATGGATGCACCGACAAGTGGGAAGATCCGAAAATCATGTGGAGTAATCAAAACTGAGTTGGACAGGAACAGCCAGAAGTCAAGACCAGTGATGTGAAAATACTAAGAAATATTAGAACATATGATGCTTGTTCTTGCATCAACACTAGACTACTTGGGATCTTAATCTTGTACTTGAATACCCACTCTTTTTAAAGTCATTAtcactaataaaatttaaatttatgacaAGTTTGTTGGACTAAGAATTATTGTTGTTATGGATGCAAGGATATTGGGATTGATGAGACCAAAAGCTAGCATTTCTAAGTTCTAACACCTAAAGTGAAGCCAAGAAAACCAATCCCTATGATGCAACTGGAGCAaactcccccccccccccccccccccccccctttttNNNNNNNNNNTttttctgtgtgtgtgtggggagAGGGGGATGGGGGGTGGTGAGTCGAGTtcttgaaatgaaatgaatctttatttgaaaatcaagTCAGTTATAAACgcagatataaatatttgttcgTCTGCTTGTAAATTATGAACGGATTTACTGTCTTATAATACAATCCAATGGTTGTAAGTAAATCTAGTATGTTTGAGCTGAGCAAAAGTGCTTTGGACCTACCTACAAGGGAGTTGTAAGTAGCTTCATTGTATAGGATGAAGGGCAAGTGAAGGAAATTTGAACCGTTAGATACATCTATATATTTGAACCCTACACTTCCACTTCTCACTCTTTCTCTACTACACATTCACTCACAATGAAGCCCAAGAATCCATGCACCATTCTGCTATCCTCAGTTTTCATCATATTTCTTCCCTCCTTAATCTCTTCACAGACCTGTCAAAGAACCTGTGGCAAAATCCCCATCAAGTACCCCTTCGGCACTGGCCCTGGCTGTGGCGATCTCCGCTTCCAGCCTTATGTAACTTGCAGCCAGCAACAGCTCACGTTTGCAACCCACACCGGCTGCTACACCATCACTTCCATAGACTATGACAACCAAGTGATTTACATTTCTGATCCGACCATGTCAACGTGTTCGTGCACACAGCCCAGCAAAGGCTTCAGCCTAGACTGGGATGCTCCGTTCAGTTTCAGTGACGACACAGTTTTCGCCCTGCTTGACTGCTCAACAACTTCTTCACCGGTCTACAGAACCGGTGGTGGAAACAACTCCACTTTTCCTATGTGTGATTCTCAGGGTGCATCTGTGTGCAGCCTGTTATATTCTTGTGAAGCAATCAGCAGGCTTAGCCTCCCAATATCCACTTGCTGCGTGTACACGCCAGTGGATCTTGGCCCTTCGTTTGACATGAACTTGGAGAAACTGCAGTGCACGTCTTACTCTGCATTGGTTGGATTCAACAGCCAAGAAACCAATCCTGAGGGATGGAGATATGGGATTGGACTGAAGTACAAGTTCAACTTCAATAACGACTATCCAGAATTATGTGCAAGCTGTGAGAAGAGTAATGGAGTTTGCGGATATAACAACAGTCCGTACAAGTCATTTGCATGTAATTGTCCTGATGGGCTGAATACAACAACAGATTGTTTCTATGAACAGTCTTGGAGCCATGGTTCAAGATTTCTCCCCTGGAAAACCAGTAAGTAGTACAATATTGACCTTAAGTTCTCCTGTTTTTCTATCTGAAGCTTGTCTCCTGGATTCTGACATTATCTTGTGGTTGTAGGGACCCTGTCGATCGTCTTCTTCACATTATTCATTCTTTTGGCCTATATGTAGGCTGAAGATGGGAGATTcagtaaatttcaaatatgtgCCAAATTACATGATCTtgaataactacaagtttctgCATTGAGCAGAAACATGGTCTCCTCCGTTTGATGTAAATTGTGGATATTGTCTTCCTTTCCTATCCGTCAATTAGTTGAAAATCTTGTACTACTACTAAATCAAGAAGAGTGGAATTCGTTCTCTGAGTTCTCAGTTACCAGCAATGTCTTCCTGTGGTAAACGACCATGCATCATGCATATTGGACGTCTCTCATACAAACCTTAtttccaaaacaaaaaaataacagaaaaggTTATATGCATATGTATATGAGATGAACCTCGAGAACTTTTGATCATTCAGAAGTTCAGAAAGCATATAGTTTATCTTGAATTCGGCTTTATCTCATAACCATCCAATTCATATTCTTCCAAGCCGGTGGGTCAAGAGGATAGCTAAACTATGTGATACAGCTTCAAAAAGTAGAGCTTTCAGGCCTCAAGGAATCAGctgcataaaaaatatagacgCAACAATAATACCTTATGGAATATGTTCCTTCTTTAAAGCGCCTCCACTCAAAGGGAACCACTTTCCTTGCAAATGTTCTTTCTTTATCCCAAATTCCATGGGAAGATCACCCACTATCAGCTGAGTATCATTTGCATCCCCACTATGTTATCAGTCTCTGGACAATCCTGAAAATCCTCCACCTATACAATCTTGAAGCAACAGAAGAATAAAGTTTCAGTTGATGAGATTATTGATTTGAAAACGGATACAACCAGAACCAGGACAGTGAACATATCAAccatgaagaagaaaatgaattcaagctgtgatataatataaacagaACAAGAGAGTTTTCGACAACGTGTTACTAAAAAAGTATGTAAAGCTCATCCACAGCCGGGTCTTGCAGCAGATTCTCACAGCAACATGTTAGTATAGC encodes:
- the LOC105168171 gene encoding wall-associated receptor kinase-like 20, producing the protein MKPKNPCTILLSSVFIIFLPSLISSQTCQRTCGKIPIKYPFGTGPGCGDLRFQPYVTCSQQQLTFATHTGCYTITSIDYDNQVIYISDPTMSTCSCTQPSKGFSLDWDAPFSFSDDTVFALLDCSTTSSPVYRTGGGNNSTFPMCDSQGASVCSLLYSCEAISRLSLPISTCCVYTPVDLGPSFDMNLEKLQCTSYSALVGFNSQETNPEGWRYGIGLKYKFNFNNDYPELCASCEKSNGVCGYNNSPYKSFACNCPDGLNTTTDCFYEQSWSHGSRFLPWKTRTLSIVFFTLFILLAYM
- the LOC105168641 gene encoding uncharacterized protein LOC105168641; protein product: MILLRHHLHESLKSQYLTVKSPFQLWKSLKDRFDHQKTVILPRARYEWIQLRLQDFKTIAEYNSEMFRIVSKLRLCGEDVTDEQMLEKTFSTFHASNLVLQQQYRERGFKTYLQLISCMLVAEENNQLLLNNHHTRPTGSKPLPEISAALPEANATSSQKGHGRYHGSPRGHSYGRGRGGRGRGRGRGNGRGNTWINPNIQKNNRNKAKNQQEKTTNEDLCYRCGMSGHWSRTCRTAQHLVKLYQASVKAKGKEVETNFVEAGISDNTHMDASDFFQSIENEDKNLPELPLQFGDITEDFDILVD